From one Streptomyces sp. ICC1 genomic stretch:
- a CDS encoding multidrug effflux MFS transporter, with amino-acid sequence MTSPATPKGAGLARFAIILGALTALGPLANDAYLPGLPQIAEDLSTSASAAQLSLTACLLGLGIGQLIAGPVSDALGRRRPLIVGLALFAVTALLCAFAPNIWTLVGLRALQGLGGATGIVIASAVVRDRHTGPAAARFFAMLMLITGIAPILAPVLGGQLMLLTSWKGIFIALSVIGAAMLFGVAGALPETHPAERRVRGGLKATVPIFRRLLTDRVFVGYNLACGFAFAAMFAYISGSTFVLQSIHGMSPQGFSAVFAVNALGLVIAAQVSGRVVHKTGPRALLATGLTVSAVGGLALLAVVLTDAGLAPMLVALFLVVSSVGLVLPNSFALALQDHGDVAGSAAALLGLSQHLIGAAVVPLVGLAGEDSAVPMGIVIAVLGVGGLIFFSLTKGHQAAGAETGAPESAAVPAEVREPV; translated from the coding sequence ATGACTTCACCCGCCACACCGAAGGGCGCCGGGCTCGCCCGCTTCGCCATCATCCTCGGTGCGCTCACCGCCCTCGGACCGCTGGCCAACGACGCCTACCTGCCGGGTCTTCCGCAGATCGCCGAAGACCTGTCGACGAGCGCCTCCGCGGCCCAGCTCAGCCTCACGGCCTGCCTGCTGGGCCTCGGCATCGGCCAGCTCATCGCCGGCCCGGTCAGTGACGCGCTCGGCCGCCGCCGCCCGCTCATCGTCGGCCTCGCGCTGTTCGCGGTCACTGCGCTGCTCTGCGCCTTCGCCCCGAACATCTGGACCCTGGTCGGGCTGCGCGCGCTCCAGGGCCTGGGAGGCGCCACCGGCATCGTCATCGCGTCCGCCGTCGTGCGCGACCGGCACACCGGGCCCGCCGCGGCCCGGTTCTTCGCCATGCTGATGCTCATCACCGGCATCGCGCCGATCCTGGCCCCCGTCCTCGGCGGCCAGCTGATGCTGCTCACCTCCTGGAAGGGCATCTTCATCGCCCTCTCCGTCATCGGTGCCGCGATGCTCTTCGGCGTCGCGGGCGCCCTGCCGGAGACGCACCCCGCCGAACGGCGCGTGCGCGGCGGCCTCAAGGCCACCGTGCCGATCTTCCGCCGGCTGCTCACCGACCGGGTGTTCGTCGGCTACAACCTGGCCTGCGGCTTCGCGTTCGCCGCGATGTTCGCGTACATCTCCGGCTCGACCTTCGTGCTCCAGTCCATCCACGGGATGTCCCCGCAGGGCTTCAGCGCGGTCTTCGCGGTCAACGCCCTCGGCCTGGTCATCGCCGCCCAGGTCAGCGGCCGCGTCGTGCACAAGACCGGCCCGCGCGCCCTGCTCGCGACCGGTCTGACCGTCTCCGCGGTCGGCGGCCTCGCGCTGCTCGCCGTCGTCCTCACCGACGCCGGCCTGGCCCCGATGCTCGTCGCACTGTTCCTGGTCGTCTCCAGCGTCGGCCTCGTCCTGCCGAACTCCTTCGCGCTGGCCCTGCAGGACCACGGTGACGTGGCCGGCTCGGCCGCCGCACTGCTGGGCCTGTCCCAGCACCTGATCGGCGCGGCCGTCGTCCCCCTCGTCGGCCTCGCCGGCGAGGACAGCGCCGTCCCGATGGGCATCGTCATCGCCGTCCTCGGCGTCGGCGGGCTCATCTTCTTCAGCCTCACCAAGGGCCACCAGGCCGCCGGTGCCGAGACCGGGGCCCCGGAGTCCGCGGCCGTGCCCGCCGAGGTGCGCGAGCCGGTCTAA
- a CDS encoding class II aldolase/adducin family protein, protein MSVTETDRPAYLADTHTGLPIPSEPVFATHEETRRHRKQRLAAALRLFGKYGFGEGISGHISVRDPEHEDRFWVNPFGVSFNLVRVADLICVDSAGNVVEGKHRVNPSAFVIHSAIHELSPGATAAAHGHTAHSRALGALGRLLDPIDQESAAFYNRQVLYEEYEGPSVSAELGRDIAEKLGDNRAILLRHHGLITVGGSLDEAVHWFFTYDSCAQVQLLARAAGTPKSFTHEQAVAAGDGFGNEQLGWFSFQLLWDEIIREQPDFLEED, encoded by the coding sequence ATGAGCGTCACCGAGACCGACCGGCCCGCCTACCTGGCAGACACCCACACCGGACTGCCCATTCCCAGCGAGCCGGTCTTCGCCACCCACGAGGAGACCCGGCGCCACCGCAAGCAGCGGCTCGCCGCCGCGCTGCGGCTGTTCGGCAAGTACGGCTTCGGTGAAGGCATCTCGGGCCACATCTCGGTCCGCGACCCGGAGCACGAGGACCGGTTCTGGGTGAACCCCTTCGGCGTCTCCTTCAACCTGGTCCGCGTCGCCGACCTCATCTGCGTGGACTCCGCGGGCAACGTCGTGGAGGGCAAGCACCGGGTCAACCCCAGCGCCTTCGTCATCCACTCGGCCATCCACGAGCTCTCGCCGGGAGCCACCGCGGCCGCACACGGCCACACCGCGCACTCCCGCGCGCTGGGCGCCCTGGGCCGGCTGCTGGACCCCATCGACCAGGAGTCCGCCGCCTTCTACAACCGCCAGGTCCTCTACGAGGAGTACGAGGGCCCCTCGGTCTCGGCCGAACTCGGCCGCGACATCGCGGAGAAGCTCGGCGACAACCGCGCGATCCTGCTGCGCCACCACGGCCTCATAACCGTCGGCGGATCGCTCGACGAGGCCGTGCACTGGTTCTTCACCTACGACAGCTGCGCCCAGGTGCAGCTGCTCGCCCGGGCGGCGGGCACGCCCAAGAGCTTCACCCATGAGCAGGCCGTGGCCGCGGGGGACGGCTTCGGCAACGAGCAGCTGGGCTGGTTCAGCTTCCAGCTGCTCTGGGACGAGATCATCCGCGAGCAGCCCGACTTCCTCGAAGAGGACTAG
- a CDS encoding 4-hydroxyphenylacetate 3-hydroxylase family protein: MDQSAGEAPNDLMTGDSYLESLRDGRQVFVDGELVKDVTTHPAFANAARSTAHLYDALHHPDTKDLMTTVDRYTGYRVHRFFTPAHSPEELIKARDAIEHWARLSYGFMNRTPDYKASFMAGLAVTHDFYEPFGDNARAWYEKYARQGLSISHAIVNPPVDRNKPAHEIRDVYLKVVEEREDGIVVEGAKLMATASALSNVAFVGQIHLANLEAGKAEDMALAFMAPLNTPGMKVVCRTSYEGKATSPFDNPLSSRFDENDAVLVFDKAFIPWENVLIYRDTEKIHQYFPRSGLLSRGFFQGAIRMSVKLEFMAGILDKGTRINGTDGFRGVQAGLGELLAWRHQTWAVTSAMALDPEAGPAGTVLPRMDYSAGYRALAPLSWERTHRFFEEHLAGALLMTPSSAKDLQNPELRPLLDRYYRGTGATAEERTKLFKLAWDAIGTEFGARHELYELNYAGGPDQVRLDTLNWSRGAGLLDNYGDLVQRAMDDYDLDGWTRGRWAQDN, encoded by the coding sequence GTGGATCAGTCGGCCGGCGAGGCTCCGAACGACCTCATGACGGGCGACTCCTACCTGGAGAGCCTGCGTGACGGTCGCCAGGTCTTCGTGGACGGCGAGCTCGTCAAGGACGTGACGACGCACCCGGCGTTCGCCAACGCCGCGAGGTCGACCGCGCACCTCTACGACGCGCTCCACCACCCGGACACCAAAGACCTGATGACGACGGTCGACCGGTACACGGGTTACCGCGTCCACCGCTTCTTCACTCCGGCGCACTCGCCCGAGGAGCTCATCAAGGCCCGTGACGCCATCGAGCACTGGGCCCGCCTGAGCTACGGCTTCATGAACCGCACGCCCGACTACAAGGCGTCGTTCATGGCCGGACTGGCCGTGACCCACGACTTCTACGAGCCCTTCGGCGACAACGCCCGCGCCTGGTACGAGAAGTACGCCCGCCAGGGCCTCTCGATCAGCCACGCGATCGTCAACCCGCCGGTCGACCGCAACAAGCCGGCGCACGAGATCCGCGACGTCTACCTGAAGGTCGTCGAGGAGCGCGAGGACGGCATCGTCGTCGAGGGCGCCAAGCTCATGGCCACCGCCTCGGCACTGAGCAACGTCGCCTTCGTCGGCCAGATCCACCTGGCCAACCTGGAAGCCGGCAAGGCCGAGGACATGGCGCTGGCCTTCATGGCGCCGCTGAACACCCCGGGCATGAAGGTCGTCTGCCGCACCTCGTACGAGGGCAAGGCCACCAGCCCGTTCGACAACCCGCTCTCCAGCCGGTTCGACGAGAACGACGCCGTGCTGGTCTTCGACAAGGCGTTCATCCCGTGGGAGAACGTGCTGATCTACCGGGACACCGAGAAGATCCACCAGTACTTCCCGCGCTCCGGCCTGCTCTCCCGCGGCTTCTTCCAGGGCGCGATCCGCATGTCGGTCAAGCTCGAGTTCATGGCGGGCATCCTCGACAAGGGCACCCGCATCAACGGCACGGACGGCTTCCGCGGCGTCCAGGCCGGCCTCGGCGAACTGCTGGCCTGGCGCCACCAGACCTGGGCCGTCACCAGCGCCATGGCCCTGGACCCGGAGGCCGGCCCGGCCGGCACCGTCCTGCCGCGCATGGACTACTCGGCCGGCTACCGCGCGCTCGCCCCGCTCAGCTGGGAGCGCACGCACCGCTTCTTCGAGGAGCACCTCGCGGGCGCGCTGCTGATGACCCCGTCCAGCGCCAAGGACCTGCAGAACCCCGAGCTGCGCCCGCTGCTCGACCGCTACTACCGCGGCACCGGCGCCACGGCCGAGGAGCGCACCAAGCTCTTCAAGCTGGCCTGGGACGCGATCGGCACCGAGTTCGGCGCCCGCCACGAGCTGTACGAGCTCAACTACGCCGGCGGCCCCGACCAGGTGCGGCTCGACACCCTGAACTGGTCCCGCGGCGCCGGTCTCCTCGACAACTACGGCGACCTCGTCCAGAGGGCCATGGACGACTACGACCTCGACGGCTGGACCCGCGGCCGCTGGGCCCAGGACAACTGA
- a CDS encoding flavin reductase family protein — protein sequence MNHDLRDVMRSFATGVCVVSTYTDEDGVRTHNAITVNSLTSVSLEPPLISLSFRHDSEFFTELLRTGVVGISILGAEGESTARAFARRRPERDQALTEVPGAPGEATGTLLFEAAAWMECSLRDHVVAGDHVMVIGEVLAMGARETTTPLIFLQGGFHRFELEQV from the coding sequence ATGAACCACGACCTGCGCGATGTGATGCGCTCCTTCGCCACCGGGGTCTGCGTCGTCAGCACGTACACCGACGAAGACGGCGTGCGCACCCACAACGCGATCACCGTCAACTCGCTCACCTCCGTCTCACTGGAACCGCCGCTCATCTCCCTGAGCTTCCGCCACGACTCGGAGTTCTTCACGGAGCTGCTGCGCACCGGCGTCGTCGGGATCTCGATCCTCGGAGCCGAGGGCGAGTCCACCGCCCGCGCGTTCGCGCGCCGCCGGCCCGAGCGCGACCAGGCACTGACCGAGGTGCCCGGAGCTCCGGGCGAGGCCACCGGGACGCTCCTGTTCGAGGCGGCGGCCTGGATGGAGTGCAGCCTGCGCGACCACGTGGTGGCGGGTGACCACGTCATGGTCATCGGCGAAGTCCTCGCGATGGGCGCCCGTGAGACCACGACCCCCCTGATCTTCCTTCAGGGCGGATTCCACAGATTCGAACTGGAACAGGTGTGA
- a CDS encoding NAD(P)H-binding protein produces MNILLFGASGHIGSAIAGELLSRGHSVTGVTRTGEIAGNSHEGLNVVAGDATSADTVAGLSAQGYDAVASAVGPKLGVDDDHKIIVGAANALIEGLTRSGVRRVVVLGGAGSLEVAPGVKVIDNPNFPAVWKQNALAQSEALGLYRQADTLDWTFISPAAQIEPGERTGTYRVGGDQLLVDAEGQSRISIADYAVAFADVLERGDALQTRITVAY; encoded by the coding sequence ATGAACATCCTGCTTTTCGGAGCGAGCGGACACATCGGCAGCGCCATCGCCGGTGAGCTGCTCTCCCGTGGGCACTCGGTCACCGGCGTGACCCGCACCGGCGAGATCGCGGGCAACAGCCACGAGGGCCTGAACGTCGTCGCAGGCGACGCCACCAGCGCCGACACCGTGGCCGGACTGTCGGCGCAGGGCTACGACGCGGTGGCCTCGGCCGTCGGTCCCAAGCTCGGCGTCGACGACGACCACAAGATCATCGTCGGTGCGGCCAACGCGCTCATCGAGGGCCTGACCCGCAGCGGCGTACGCCGCGTCGTGGTCCTCGGGGGCGCCGGCAGCCTCGAGGTGGCCCCGGGCGTCAAGGTCATCGACAACCCGAACTTCCCGGCCGTCTGGAAGCAGAACGCGCTCGCCCAGAGCGAGGCGCTGGGCCTCTACCGCCAGGCCGACACCCTGGACTGGACGTTCATCTCCCCGGCCGCCCAGATCGAGCCCGGCGAGCGCACCGGCACCTACCGCGTGGGTGGTGACCAGCTCCTGGTGGACGCCGAAGGCCAGAGCCGCATCAGCATCGCGGACTACGCGGTCGCCTTCGCGGACGTACTGGAGCGCGGCGACGCGCTCCAGACCCGCATCACCGTCGCCTACTGA
- a CDS encoding FAD/NAD(P)-binding protein produces the protein MSRGFSIGIVGGGAAAVCLIDALSRTRSEPGSLTVFEPSPHLWRGRAYQVDTETLKVNATPDDMSVRAGDLQHFENWLETRDKVIGVRTGVDRWSGSRFAPRTVYGEYLEQTAYAALGELRRQGWRVDLVGEGVTSASRAANRVLLRTGNGRARAFDYAILCVGGDSPKDVYGLAGTEGFVGDPYPIVNKLADVGENDHVAVIGSGLTAIDIILSLAAQGHQGRISLMSRRGVLPGVRQKAVPFELRHFTPHRMEVLATTHPEITLEDIATIMRAEFRDVGADLDAVVSEIIRVDLEDPVDRLRRQIEEVDSPHMGLRILQRAVPETGPDVWPMLREQDKVQLLRAHYRTIMSLCCPMPPGSAGVLLELVEAGKLDIVAGLQNITPNPEAGFDVVTAEGHDFTADRVVSAVNASEGRIPTSAAPLVTSLMRSRVASRHPHGGLHIARPTSQLTTNGRPDPRLYGLGNIAAGSLFFTFGIPSLVDRSQDIVGAILQHAETVTAASQETEDVLLTV, from the coding sequence ATGTCCCGTGGATTCTCGATCGGCATCGTCGGAGGAGGCGCGGCTGCAGTCTGCTTGATCGACGCGTTGTCCCGCACACGGAGCGAACCAGGCAGCCTCACGGTCTTCGAACCGTCACCGCACCTGTGGCGCGGTCGCGCCTACCAGGTCGACACCGAGACCCTCAAGGTCAACGCGACGCCCGACGACATGTCCGTGCGCGCCGGCGACCTCCAGCACTTCGAGAACTGGCTGGAGACACGGGACAAGGTCATCGGGGTCCGCACCGGAGTCGACAGGTGGTCCGGAAGCCGCTTCGCGCCCCGCACCGTCTACGGCGAGTACCTGGAGCAGACGGCGTACGCCGCGCTCGGTGAACTGCGCCGCCAGGGCTGGCGGGTCGACCTCGTGGGCGAGGGCGTCACCTCCGCCAGCCGCGCGGCCAACCGGGTGCTGCTGCGCACCGGCAACGGCCGCGCCCGCGCCTTCGACTACGCCATCCTGTGCGTCGGCGGCGACAGCCCCAAGGACGTCTACGGACTGGCCGGCACCGAGGGCTTCGTCGGGGACCCGTACCCGATCGTCAACAAGCTGGCGGACGTCGGCGAGAACGACCACGTCGCCGTCATCGGCAGCGGCCTCACCGCCATCGACATCATCCTGTCCCTGGCCGCCCAGGGCCACCAGGGCCGCATCAGCCTGATGTCCCGCCGCGGCGTCCTGCCGGGCGTACGGCAGAAGGCGGTCCCCTTCGAGCTGCGGCACTTCACCCCGCACCGGATGGAGGTCCTGGCGACGACCCACCCCGAGATCACCCTCGAGGACATCGCCACCATCATGCGGGCCGAGTTCCGCGACGTGGGCGCCGACCTCGACGCGGTGGTCTCCGAGATCATCCGCGTCGACCTGGAGGACCCGGTCGACCGGCTGCGCCGGCAGATCGAAGAGGTCGACTCCCCGCACATGGGCCTGCGGATCCTGCAGCGCGCCGTCCCCGAGACCGGACCCGACGTCTGGCCGATGCTGCGCGAGCAGGACAAGGTCCAGCTGCTGCGCGCCCACTACCGCACGATCATGAGCCTGTGCTGCCCCATGCCCCCGGGCAGCGCCGGAGTCCTCCTCGAACTCGTCGAGGCGGGCAAGCTCGACATCGTCGCCGGACTGCAGAACATCACCCCGAACCCCGAGGCGGGATTCGACGTCGTCACCGCCGAGGGACACGACTTCACGGCCGACCGCGTCGTCAGCGCCGTGAACGCCTCCGAGGGGCGCATCCCCACCAGCGCCGCGCCCCTGGTCACCTCGCTCATGCGCAGCCGGGTCGCCAGCCGGCACCCCCACGGCGGCCTGCACATAGCCCGGCCGACCAGCCAGCTGACGACCAACGGCAGACCCGACCCGCGCCTCTACGGGCTCGGCAACATCGCCGCCGGGTCGCTCTTCTTCACCTTCGGCATCCCTTCGCTGGTCGACCGCAGCCAGGACATCGTCGGCGCGATCCTGCAGCACGCCGAGACCGTCACCGCCGCGAGCCAGGAGACCGAGGACGTCCTGCTCACGGTGTAG